A single genomic interval of Stieleria maiorica harbors:
- a CDS encoding thiolase family protein: MSSSRSTTQPIAVIAGARTPLSKAFTDLAAISAVDLGTHVVTDVVARAAAKSESMDISQIDELVMGNVAGPPDAANLARVIALSAGLPKERIAHTVNRNCASGMESIIAAWDSIHAGRASLVIGGGTESMSQIPMLFRRDAAKNWMRLARSKTLWQKLRALAAFRPRHFKPVAGIQLGLTDPVSGMNMGETAEVLAREFGISRSEQDEFALLSHERAAAAREKCFLSGEIAPITTERGRVVEKDNGPRDGQSLEQLARLKPLFDSAGSVTAGNSCPLTDGAAALVLSDVATAERFDRPLGYITDYCVAGCDPHRMGLGPVYATAKLLEKTGMSLRDFDLIELNEAFAAQVIACEIAAASKTFASEELGRSRPLGQLSRDVMNIHGGSIALGHPVGMTGTRLVLTLLRALAERGKRIGLATLCVGGGQGVAMIVRTQLED; this comes from the coding sequence ATGAGTTCATCAAGATCTACAACCCAACCGATTGCCGTGATTGCCGGCGCACGCACACCGCTATCCAAGGCGTTCACCGATTTGGCCGCGATCAGTGCCGTCGATCTCGGCACGCACGTGGTCACCGACGTGGTCGCCCGCGCGGCCGCCAAATCGGAATCGATGGACATCAGCCAGATCGACGAACTGGTGATGGGGAACGTGGCCGGTCCGCCCGATGCGGCCAACCTGGCTCGCGTGATCGCGCTTTCGGCCGGGTTGCCCAAAGAGCGGATCGCACACACCGTCAACCGCAACTGTGCCTCCGGGATGGAGTCGATCATCGCGGCCTGGGACTCGATCCACGCCGGGCGAGCGTCGCTGGTGATCGGCGGCGGTACCGAGTCGATGTCGCAGATCCCGATGCTGTTTCGGCGTGATGCGGCAAAGAATTGGATGCGGTTGGCGCGCAGCAAAACGCTATGGCAAAAACTCCGGGCCCTCGCCGCGTTTCGACCACGACACTTTAAACCCGTCGCCGGAATCCAGCTCGGCCTGACCGACCCGGTTTCGGGAATGAACATGGGTGAAACGGCCGAGGTGTTGGCCCGCGAGTTCGGGATCTCACGCAGCGAGCAAGACGAGTTCGCGCTGTTGAGTCACGAGCGGGCGGCGGCGGCCCGCGAGAAGTGTTTCCTGTCGGGCGAAATTGCTCCGATCACCACCGAGCGCGGTCGCGTGGTGGAGAAAGACAACGGACCGCGAGACGGCCAGTCGTTAGAGCAATTGGCGCGGCTGAAACCGCTGTTCGATTCTGCCGGAAGCGTTACCGCGGGCAACAGTTGCCCCCTGACCGACGGCGCCGCGGCATTGGTACTCAGCGACGTGGCGACGGCGGAGCGTTTCGACCGACCGCTGGGCTACATCACCGACTATTGCGTCGCCGGTTGCGATCCCCATCGCATGGGACTCGGCCCCGTCTACGCAACCGCAAAGCTGTTGGAAAAGACCGGGATGTCGCTCCGCGATTTTGACCTGATCGAACTGAACGAAGCCTTCGCGGCACAAGTGATCGCCTGTGAGATCGCCGCCGCGTCAAAAACGTTTGCGTCAGAGGAACTGGGGCGTTCTCGACCTTTGGGGCAGCTCTCTCGCGATGTGATGAACATTCACGGCGGATCGATTGCATTGGGGCACCCCGTCGGAATGACAGGAACGCGACTTGTGTTGACGCTCCTGCGCGCCCTGGCCGAACGCGGCAAACGAATCGGCCTGGCGACGTTGTGCGTCGGTGGGGGCCAGGGTGTAGCTATGATCGTCCGAACCCAACTGGAGGATTGA
- a CDS encoding AMP-binding protein has translation MVGPSGNDRPASASDGAKDRLIRPGSDVLGTMRDRVSEEGRSAAKHSARGLSSYRNCPAFGLLQHAADQLPDRLALVYGSSRWTYRDLNSDAVRAAAMLQRLGVRPGDRVGLLLPNVPEYIIAANAIWRAGGIVLAISPLMVRSEVEALLRKTKCRHVVCLDLLSNLLPDSKGDASTGPSPLRTTLLVSIRKQLPAHEQLGYLIKRGYQWLQARPQGSNNRVGWFWEEIATIERAWQPITIDPASDPAYILPTGGTTGSPKAVTLSHQNMVANAWQQYVWTRRSFGEETMLGVLPFFHSYGMSATVMGGAAMAATLVLHHRFNTNKTIQLIETHRPSVFHAVPAMLVAMNARLREHPSDKLDSLRWIISGGASLEESVAREFTEHCRFGHDEDQHAGPQVVEGFGLSEASPVTHVGHLFKQPIYGRIGLPLPMTECRIIDPNAEPGQGERILADGEVGELCVRGPQVMLGYWGDHEATRMAIRDGWLHTGDLAIRHEDGWYSIVGRKKDLIITSGFNVYPSEVETVLCEAENVKDAAVVAMPDEVRGESVHAYIVTVDGSPPDIEALEEHCRNHLSAHKRPRAYTHCPDDLPRNFLGKVIRRELREMQAIDQDRST, from the coding sequence ATGGTTGGACCGAGCGGAAACGATCGTCCGGCATCGGCATCCGATGGTGCCAAGGATCGACTGATTCGTCCTGGATCGGATGTGTTGGGGACGATGCGCGATCGAGTCAGCGAAGAGGGCCGGTCGGCGGCGAAACATTCGGCGCGTGGATTGTCCAGCTATCGCAATTGTCCGGCGTTCGGATTGTTGCAGCATGCGGCCGACCAGCTGCCCGATCGGTTGGCGCTCGTTTATGGCAGTTCGCGTTGGACGTATCGGGACTTGAATTCCGACGCGGTCCGCGCCGCAGCGATGTTACAACGTCTGGGCGTCCGCCCCGGCGACCGCGTCGGATTGTTGCTGCCCAACGTCCCTGAATACATCATCGCCGCCAACGCGATCTGGCGTGCCGGCGGGATTGTCTTGGCGATCAGCCCGCTGATGGTCCGCAGCGAAGTGGAGGCATTGTTGAGAAAAACCAAGTGTCGACACGTCGTCTGTTTGGATTTGTTGTCCAACCTGTTGCCCGACTCCAAGGGCGATGCATCGACGGGTCCATCACCGCTGCGGACGACGTTGTTGGTTTCGATTCGCAAACAATTGCCCGCCCATGAACAACTCGGGTACCTGATCAAACGCGGTTATCAGTGGTTACAGGCACGTCCGCAAGGTTCAAACAATCGCGTCGGATGGTTCTGGGAAGAGATCGCAACGATCGAACGTGCCTGGCAACCGATCACGATCGATCCGGCTTCGGACCCGGCCTACATTCTGCCGACCGGGGGAACGACCGGATCGCCCAAGGCGGTGACGTTAAGCCATCAGAACATGGTGGCTAACGCGTGGCAGCAGTATGTCTGGACACGACGTTCGTTCGGCGAAGAAACGATGTTGGGCGTGTTGCCGTTCTTCCACAGCTACGGCATGTCGGCGACCGTGATGGGCGGCGCGGCGATGGCCGCGACGTTGGTGTTGCATCATCGTTTCAACACCAACAAGACCATTCAATTGATCGAAACGCATCGGCCGAGTGTCTTTCATGCCGTCCCGGCGATGCTGGTGGCGATGAATGCACGGTTGCGCGAACACCCCAGCGACAAACTGGATTCGCTACGTTGGATCATTTCCGGTGGAGCGTCGCTGGAGGAATCGGTCGCTCGCGAGTTCACCGAACACTGTCGTTTCGGCCACGACGAAGACCAACATGCAGGGCCTCAAGTCGTCGAAGGCTTCGGGCTTAGCGAAGCTTCACCGGTGACCCACGTCGGTCATTTGTTCAAACAGCCGATTTACGGCCGGATCGGATTGCCATTGCCGATGACGGAATGTCGAATCATCGATCCCAACGCGGAGCCCGGCCAGGGGGAACGAATCCTTGCCGACGGCGAAGTCGGCGAGCTGTGCGTGCGTGGCCCACAAGTCATGTTGGGTTATTGGGGGGATCACGAAGCGACGCGGATGGCGATTCGCGACGGTTGGTTACACACCGGTGACTTGGCGATTCGTCATGAAGACGGTTGGTACAGCATCGTGGGCCGCAAAAAGGACTTGATCATCACCTCGGGATTCAACGTTTACCCGAGTGAGGTCGAGACGGTGTTGTGTGAAGCAGAGAACGTCAAAGACGCCGCCGTGGTCGCGATGCCGGATGAAGTCCGTGGCGAATCCGTCCATGCCTACATCGTCACCGTCGATGGCTCCCCACCGGACATCGAGGCGTTGGAAGAGCACTGCCGCAATCATCTTTCGGCGCACAAACGGCCGCGGGCCTACACGCATTGCCCCGACGATCTGCCCCGGAATTTCTTGGGCAAAGTCATTCGGCGTGAGTTGCGTGAGATGCAGGCGATTGACCAAGATAGGAGCACCTGA
- a CDS encoding flagellar protein FliS, with protein MEQLKTYQRTSIKRGWTRVDMLLMLYDRAIESIEACEIAADAGDPALFCKHELAMRKTIMAIHAGLKPDEDEVAFNIARLLHFVMIRFDEKDFANCIKLLSQIRDGFAQVADQANEMERQGEIPALPESDTFESIA; from the coding sequence ATGGAACAGCTAAAGACATATCAACGGACGAGCATCAAACGCGGTTGGACCCGAGTGGACATGCTGCTCATGCTGTACGACCGCGCCATTGAATCGATCGAAGCATGCGAAATCGCTGCCGACGCCGGCGATCCCGCATTGTTCTGTAAACACGAGTTGGCGATGCGCAAAACCATCATGGCCATTCACGCAGGACTGAAACCCGACGAAGATGAAGTCGCCTTCAATATCGCGCGACTGCTGCACTTCGTCATGATTCGATTCGACGAAAAGGACTTCGCGAACTGCATCAAACTGCTCAGCCAGATCCGCGACGGGTTCGCCCAAGTCGCCGACCAGGCCAACGAAATGGAACGTCAAGGCGAGATCCCCGCGCTGCCCGAAAGCGACACGTTCGAATCCATCGCCTAA
- a CDS encoding 3-hydroxyacyl-CoA dehydrogenase NAD-binding domain-containing protein, with product MTRQQLSNLTLSLDDSGIYRVALDVPGRPMNVLNASVMAELEQAVNELETRSDVKMVVFKSTKESGFLAGADVEAIEAIESADHADRLMKQGQQLFDRIENLPMPTLAVLHGPCLGGGLELALACDYRVARDNSSTKIGLPEIKLGLIPGWGGTQRLPKLIGLKESLSMILSGKHLSARDATKIGLVDLAIQPDLWRDEIVRVIDSLAGGGSLRRKLPDAASLWRLIERIPAVHRRILSLTQKRLAGKSKHYPALAAAIRAIIDGYDPRADGFATERREFCDLIETPTCRQLLRLFFSRERARNLKTWTPHSLEMIHGDPIRTLGVIGGGAMGAGIAQAAAIRGYGVHVKEVDADAASQCSARIDRLIDDYGRHKKLDADQLRQLRDRIDVGTDFSALEDADCIVEAVVERMGVKQSVLAEAEKAASKSAILATNTSSLSVTEMAGSLSRPAHFAGLHFFNPVHRMELVEVVRGDETSDATIAQLVSFVRALGKTPIVTTDSPGFLVNRILFPYLGEAIMMVREGQSIAAIDREMREFGMPMGPLQLLDHVGLDVALHVARSLGAVMRDVDDVIEVLSPLARRNQIGLKSKRGFYDYHGKKPQPRETAEVVDFIVQPAASERFLADGLSEIQRRLVYLMMAEAIRCEERRVVEHAWAIDLAMVLGTGFALHRGGPLAVVDQIGTQTVLENMERLHSQYGDRFTPPASLQLGAKQ from the coding sequence ATGACCCGTCAACAACTATCCAACCTCACGCTGTCCCTGGACGATTCCGGCATCTACCGCGTCGCACTGGACGTTCCCGGCCGACCGATGAACGTGTTGAACGCATCGGTGATGGCCGAACTGGAACAGGCCGTCAACGAGCTGGAAACCCGCAGCGACGTCAAAATGGTCGTGTTCAAAAGCACCAAAGAAAGTGGTTTTTTGGCCGGAGCCGACGTCGAGGCGATTGAGGCGATCGAATCGGCCGACCATGCCGATCGATTGATGAAGCAGGGGCAACAGCTGTTTGATCGCATTGAAAACCTGCCGATGCCCACCTTGGCGGTCTTGCACGGACCGTGCCTGGGTGGCGGATTGGAGCTGGCGCTGGCTTGCGATTATCGCGTCGCCCGCGACAACAGCAGCACCAAGATCGGTTTGCCGGAAATCAAGCTCGGCTTGATCCCCGGTTGGGGCGGCACGCAACGATTGCCCAAACTGATCGGATTGAAAGAAAGCCTTTCGATGATCCTGTCGGGCAAGCACCTCTCGGCGCGTGACGCGACGAAGATCGGCCTGGTCGACCTGGCGATCCAGCCGGATCTATGGCGCGACGAAATCGTGCGTGTCATCGACTCGCTTGCCGGGGGCGGTTCGTTGCGGCGAAAGCTGCCCGACGCCGCTTCCCTGTGGCGGTTGATCGAGCGGATCCCCGCGGTGCATCGCCGGATCCTTTCGCTGACCCAAAAACGATTGGCGGGCAAGTCGAAACACTATCCGGCACTCGCTGCGGCGATCCGTGCGATCATTGACGGATACGATCCTCGCGCGGACGGATTTGCAACCGAACGTCGGGAGTTCTGCGACTTGATCGAGACGCCGACCTGTCGCCAACTGTTGCGGTTGTTCTTTTCAAGAGAGCGCGCACGAAACCTGAAGACCTGGACGCCGCATTCATTGGAGATGATTCACGGCGATCCGATCCGCACACTGGGCGTGATCGGCGGTGGCGCGATGGGGGCAGGGATCGCACAGGCCGCCGCGATTCGCGGCTACGGCGTCCACGTCAAAGAAGTCGATGCCGACGCGGCGAGTCAGTGTTCGGCGCGAATCGATCGGTTGATTGACGACTACGGGCGACACAAAAAGCTCGATGCCGACCAGTTGCGTCAGCTGCGTGATCGCATCGACGTCGGGACCGATTTCAGTGCGTTGGAGGATGCGGATTGCATCGTCGAAGCCGTCGTCGAACGCATGGGGGTCAAACAAAGCGTGTTGGCCGAAGCCGAAAAAGCGGCCAGCAAGTCGGCAATTCTGGCGACCAACACGTCGTCGTTGTCCGTCACCGAGATGGCCGGGTCGCTCAGCCGGCCGGCTCATTTCGCAGGCTTGCACTTCTTCAATCCCGTGCACCGGATGGAATTGGTGGAAGTCGTCCGCGGCGACGAAACCAGCGATGCGACGATCGCCCAACTGGTCTCGTTCGTGCGGGCGCTCGGCAAGACGCCGATCGTGACAACCGATTCACCGGGATTCCTGGTCAATCGAATTCTGTTCCCGTACCTTGGCGAGGCCATCATGATGGTCCGCGAAGGCCAATCGATCGCGGCGATCGATCGCGAGATGCGAGAGTTCGGTATGCCGATGGGACCGCTGCAATTGCTCGACCATGTCGGGCTGGACGTCGCGCTGCATGTCGCGCGGTCGCTCGGGGCGGTGATGCGTGACGTCGATGACGTGATCGAAGTGCTGTCACCACTGGCGCGACGCAATCAAATCGGACTCAAGTCCAAACGCGGATTTTATGACTACCACGGCAAGAAACCGCAACCGCGCGAAACGGCTGAAGTCGTGGACTTCATCGTCCAGCCTGCGGCTTCGGAACGCTTTCTCGCCGACGGCCTGTCGGAGATTCAACGCAGACTGGTGTACCTGATGATGGCCGAAGCCATTCGATGTGAGGAACGTCGCGTCGTCGAGCACGCCTGGGCGATCGACCTGGCGATGGTGCTCGGCACCGGGTTCGCCCTCCATCGCGGCGGACCGCTGGCGGTGGTCGATCAAATCGGGACGCAGACCGTGCTGGAAAACATGGAACGTCTGCATTCGCAGTACGGCGACCGATTCACACCACCGGCATCACTTCAACTGGGAGCCAAACAATGA
- a CDS encoding acyl-CoA dehydrogenase family protein produces MSLDTDPTTTNATGPVVTSTQAAGKATSSPAGHSTDAGQTTPSSPSTKESFAEIALRLGGASADEAQRTGVIDTADDQVEDLFAEQYKTSNSPIHRAVWDRHVPTELFGPELSLPTEEVAQVVDRSLSVAARHRKRGSLIDEDGKISDEVLRDLGDAGYWGLLVGRNYGGAGASMRDFTRMITQMATIDPTVAGLASVHGCIGAVDPLRAFGSDEQKRRFLPGLADGTRLSAFALTEPGAGSDLTALRTTAVRNGDDYVVNGEKLFITNATFGRTIGLVCKIDGAASVLIAELPKQETESFRINRYGIFALKRAQNNGLVFKDFRVPAANRLIPPHGDGLTIAYHGLNLGRVSLCANAAGAMRWMLAEMLPWSGYRETYGQAIEKRELVRRRVGHLAGLIVACDALTHWCANLLDQGYRGEMECIVAKIFGSEAQKEAAIELFMKTHGGRSFLQGHLFGDNVHDFLAPCIYEGEGEMLGMAFFKSLVKQHGKEHFEPIGKTLHQLGIKAPNLADPRHLWALRRPMLGYAKWYAGRTLRPARWTKPSAPRISHELARHVRFAQRYLSASGMVISGTMRRHQLKLADRQCRMSALSLQIQNAVTMLVTALYAAGQNDAVTRAAADTVCSELRRRITGAHPSDLDYRQVTSLGATIADKGWNELRGVESGEILQGYK; encoded by the coding sequence ATGAGTTTAGATACCGATCCGACCACAACCAATGCGACCGGTCCGGTGGTGACATCAACCCAGGCAGCCGGCAAAGCCACGTCGAGCCCCGCAGGACACTCGACAGACGCAGGACAAACGACTCCTTCATCGCCGTCGACGAAGGAATCGTTTGCCGAGATCGCGCTGCGGCTCGGAGGTGCGTCGGCGGACGAAGCCCAACGGACCGGCGTGATCGACACCGCCGACGATCAGGTCGAAGACCTGTTCGCCGAGCAGTACAAGACGTCCAACAGCCCGATCCACCGGGCGGTCTGGGATCGTCATGTACCGACCGAGTTGTTCGGCCCCGAATTGTCGTTGCCCACGGAAGAAGTCGCTCAGGTCGTCGATCGTTCGCTAAGCGTCGCCGCCCGGCACCGCAAACGCGGATCCCTGATCGATGAAGATGGCAAGATCAGTGATGAAGTGCTGCGAGATCTCGGTGACGCCGGCTATTGGGGGTTGCTGGTCGGACGCAACTACGGCGGTGCCGGTGCGAGCATGCGTGATTTCACACGGATGATCACGCAGATGGCGACGATCGACCCGACCGTCGCCGGATTGGCGTCGGTTCATGGCTGCATCGGCGCCGTCGACCCGCTGCGTGCGTTCGGCAGCGACGAACAGAAACGTCGCTTTTTACCGGGGCTGGCTGACGGAACCCGCCTGTCCGCATTCGCGCTGACCGAACCGGGAGCCGGCAGCGATTTGACCGCCTTGCGAACGACCGCGGTGAGAAACGGAGACGACTACGTGGTCAACGGCGAAAAGCTGTTCATCACCAACGCCACCTTCGGCCGAACGATCGGGTTGGTCTGCAAAATCGATGGGGCTGCGAGCGTCTTGATCGCAGAGCTGCCGAAGCAGGAAACCGAGTCGTTTCGAATCAACCGCTACGGCATCTTTGCGCTCAAAAGGGCGCAGAATAACGGGCTGGTGTTCAAGGATTTTCGTGTCCCGGCCGCCAACCGTTTGATTCCGCCCCACGGTGATGGATTGACGATCGCCTACCACGGTTTGAACCTGGGAAGGGTCTCGTTGTGCGCCAACGCGGCCGGAGCGATGCGTTGGATGCTGGCGGAGATGTTGCCGTGGTCGGGTTACCGGGAAACGTATGGACAGGCGATCGAGAAACGCGAATTGGTCCGACGTCGCGTCGGGCACTTGGCCGGCCTGATCGTCGCCTGCGATGCATTGACGCATTGGTGTGCCAACCTGTTGGACCAGGGGTACCGCGGCGAAATGGAATGCATCGTCGCCAAGATCTTCGGAAGCGAAGCGCAAAAGGAAGCGGCGATCGAATTGTTCATGAAGACCCACGGCGGGCGGTCGTTCTTACAGGGCCACTTGTTCGGCGACAACGTCCATGATTTCCTGGCCCCATGCATTTACGAAGGTGAAGGCGAGATGTTGGGGATGGCATTCTTCAAGTCGCTGGTCAAACAGCACGGAAAAGAACACTTCGAACCGATCGGCAAGACGCTTCACCAGCTGGGAATCAAAGCCCCCAACTTGGCCGACCCGCGGCATCTGTGGGCGTTGCGTCGTCCGATGTTGGGGTACGCCAAGTGGTACGCCGGACGAACGTTGCGTCCGGCGCGCTGGACCAAGCCATCCGCCCCGCGCATCTCACATGAACTCGCTCGTCACGTCCGCTTCGCACAGCGTTATCTGTCCGCGAGCGGCATGGTCATCAGCGGCACGATGCGCCGTCATCAATTGAAGCTGGCCGACCGTCAGTGTCGGATGTCGGCGTTATCGCTGCAGATCCAAAATGCGGTCACCATGCTGGTCACTGCGTTGTACGCGGCCGGCCAGAACGACGCGGTCACGCGGGCGGCCGCCGACACCGTCTGTAGCGAACTGCGGCGTCGCATCACCGGAGCGCACCCCAGCGATCTCGATTACCGCCAAGTCACTTCGTTGGGGGCAACGATCGCCGATAAAGGCTGGAATGAGCTGCGGGGCGTCGAATCGGGGGAAATCCTTCAGGGGTACAAGTAA